The DNA window GCGTCGGCCGGCGTCGCCGCCTGGACCTCGAATGCCGCCGTGGACGATACGGCGTGGACGATCAAGCTCACGATGAGCGCCGCCGAGCGTGCACGGCCGACGTTCTCCCGGCGCAAGTCAGGCACGGTCATCCTCCTCTGCCGCGCGTCCTACGCGGCTCGGCCGAGCGCGGCAAGCCATCGCGCGATGCGTCCCGGCCATCCGTCGCAAAAGGGACGCGGCGGGGCGCGTCCGCCCCACGGCGCGACGCGTCCGGATCCACGCGATGTGCCCCATGGATCGTGGGCCCGATGCGGTGCGTGAGGCCGGCGCGGCGCGTGAGGCCGGCGGGGCATGCGAGGCCGGCGGGGCGCGTGGGCCCGGCGGGACGACCAGCGCGTGGCGAGGTCGCGCAGGCGACGGCGAAGAGGGCGTGCGATGGGGCGCGTGGCGTGCTGCCATACCAGCAGGGGGCGCCGCGAACGGGATCGCTTGCCGCGAGCGCGCGGTGTGCGCTTCACTGCGGCAAGGCCGCCGTTCATCCAAGCAAAGGCAGGCGAAGGGACCCGATGATCACCCAGCTCACCGTGCGCAATTTCCGGTGCCTGCAGGACGTGACGACCACGCTGTCGCCCTTCACCGTCCTGATCGGGTCGAACGACAGCGGCAAGAGCAGCCTGCTCGACGCGATCTACACCCTGGGGCGCACGGCGCGGGAGCCGCTGCCGGAGAGTCTGGTCACCGAAGGCTCCCACGGGCCGACGCCGTTCGAGGAGCTGGTGTGGCAGCGCAACGTGGCGCGCTCGATGGTGTGGCGGGTCCAGGGCGACAGCCGCGGCAAGCGCTTCGCCTACGAGCTGGCGGTGCGCGCTGGGCCGTACGTGCGGTTCGAGAAGCTCCCGCTCCACCCGGTGCACCTGGTCGCCTCCGCGGCGACGCCCCGCGAGACGCGGCTGCGTGCGTCGCTGCGCAGCCAGCCCGAACTCGCGCCGCTGGTGGCAGGGTTCACCTCGGTGGGCAAATACAGGTTCGACCCGCGCGCGCTGCGGCGGGTCGCGCCCATCGCCGCCGATCCGCAGATCTCGTCGTCCGGTGACAACTTCGCCGCCGCCCTGGACGCGCTGCTCACCGGCCCCGACCGCGCGACGCTGCGCGCCTTCGAGCTGGGGCTGCGGGAGGCGATCCCCACGCTCGCCGGGGTGTCGATGCGGGCCGTCCCTTTGTCGAACGGGTTCGGCAAGGCGGTGGAGTTCATCCTGGCCGGGACGAGGCCGCCGGTGACCGTCCCGGCGTCGAGCGCGTCGGAGGGGGCGCTGCTGTTCGCTGCCTTTCTGATGCTCACCTACGGCGCGACGCCCGACATCCTGCTCATCGAGGAGCCGGAGAACGGCCTGCACCCGAGCCGGCTGGAGGCGGTGATCGCGCTGCTCCGGAGCGTGTCCGAGGGCGAGGTCGGGGTGCGGCCCCGGCAGGTCATCTTCACCACGCACAGCCCGTGGGTCCTCGGGCACGTCAAGCCCGAGGAGGTGCGCATCTTCCGTCGCGACGCGGAGAAGGGCACGGAGATCATCCCGCTGTCCAGTGTGCCCGATCTGGACAGGCTACGGACGCTCCCGCCCCCCGACCTCTGGTACTTCCTGACCGAGAGCGGGAACATCGGCACGATGGACGACCTGCGCCCCGCACCGCGCTGACGTCGTGACGGACGTCGCGAGGGTCGGTCGGCGCTCGGAGGGCGGGTGGACCGTGACGCGCGAGGGCGCTTCGGGCCGCGGCCCGTGGTAAAGCTGCCGCGTGCGGTTCTCGATCGTCCACGAGCTCGACGCTCCCTTCGACGCCGTCTCGCTGGCGCTGCTGTCTCCCGAGCTGGGTCCGAGGCTCGGACAGCGGGTCAACAGCCTGGAGAGCGTCGTGACGGTCGAGCACGCGATCCACGAAGGGGAGATGCGGCGGGTGCTCCGCTTCCAGGCCGCGGCGCCGCTGTCGGTGTTCAAGGGATACGATCTGGCCCGGGACGCGATGGCCTGGGACGAGATCTTTCACTACAAGCTGGCCGGGGGCGCTTCGTCGTGGCGGATCGCGCCGGTCGCGCTGGAGGGGAGCGCCGGCTCGGGGGAGAAGAAAGGCCGGGAGCGCTGGAAGGATCACTTCCGCGCCGAGGGCACGTACCGGCTGGAAGCGCTCCCCGGGGGTCGGACCCGCCGGAGCGTGGAGGGGATGCTCGACGTGCGGCTGTCGATGATCGGCGCGCTCGTCGAGCGCATGGCGCTCGTCGAGGTGCGCAAGACCTACGACGCCGAGGCGGACACGCTGCGGGAGCTTGCTGTCGTATGATCATGAGGAACCGTCTCGCGCTTCTCGTCACGGCCTGCGCTTCGTCGGCGCTGGTCTCGGTCTCCAGTGTCGCAGCGCCGCCGGAGCGGGCGTCTCAGGCGGTGCCGGATCCAGGCCGTTCGCTGGCGGGCGGCGACGATGCGTCGGCAATCGCCGTCAATCCCGCCAACCTCGCGTTCCTGCCCGCGCCGGAGTTCCGCTGGATGTGGGTGCGGCCAGGGTCTTCCTCGCCCATCCCGGCGGCAGGGCACTCGTTCTCGCTGGGGCTGCCGCTCTGGGCGCTGAGCACCGGGCTGCGGCTCGATCTGCTCGATCCGCCGGACGCAGCGCCCGCGCCGTTCGATGCGCCGTACCGGTGGGTGCGCTGGGGGCTGGCGCTGCGCGCGAGCGACAGTTTCTCGATCGGAACGACACTGGGGTGGGGCTCTTCCGGAGCGCTGGCCCTCGACGGGCACTTCTCCGTGACGACGGGGTTGACGCTCCGGCCGCTGCCTCACCTGTCGATCTCTGCGGTCGCCCGGGACTGGAACGAGCCACAGAACCGGCTGGGTCAAGCGATCGAGCGAAGTTACGATGTCGGTGTGGCGATCCGGCCGCTGGGGCGGCGGATGCTGGAGCTGGGCGCGGAGGCGACGTACTTCGAGCGCTCGCAAGAGGTGTCGCCGCGGTTCACGATGGGCGTCGACGTGCCGCGGGTGGGGCGGTTGCGGGGCGAGATCGCGCTGCGGGATCTCACGGGCCCGGCGCGTCCGGGGATCGCAGCGATGGCCGGGCTCGAGGTGAACGTGTCCGGGCTGCAGGTGCTCGGCGGTGGTGTGTTCGGCGATGCGTACACCCGTGGCGGGTCGGGGTTCTACGTGGGCGCGGCGCTGCGCGCGTACCGGGAGCCCGGGGTGCTGGCGACGCGGCGGGTGGCGAAGGTGCGGATCGACGCGACACCAGGGGCACGCGCGCATACGCGGCTCTTGCAGAAGCTGTGGCGCCTGGCCGACGCAGGCGAGGTGGACGGGGTGGCGCTGGTGGTCCGCTCGGAGCCGGCGAGTTCCACGGCGCACGCGGAAGAACTCGGGGATGCGCTGCGGCTGCTCCGGAGCCGCGGGAAGAAGGTGATCTGCCACCTGGAAGATGCCGGGGGTCGCTCGCTGCACGTGTGCTCTCAGGCGGACGCGATCGCGATGAACCCCGCCGGGGGGCTGCGCTTCGCGGGCCTGTCGACGCGGTACTTCTACTTCGGGGACCTCTTGCGGAAGCTCGGCGTGCAGGCGGATTTCGTTCGCATCGGCGCGCACAAGCTCGCCGCCGAGCAGCTGGCCCTGCCGCGGGGGACACCCATCGCTGCGGAAGATCATCAGCAGCTCGTCGATCGGCTGAGCGATGTGTTCGCACACGACGTGGGCGGTGGCCGCCGCATCCCGAAGAAGGAGCTGTCGCGGCGGATCAGCCGAGGGCCGTTCGTGGCGCGGGAGGCGAAGGAGGCGGGGCTCATCGACCTGCTCGCGTACGACGACGAGCTGGACAAGGTGGTGGAAGAGGTGATGGGCGCGCGCGTGTCGGTCGTCGACGACAGCCCGCCGAAGAACGCGCCGGAGCGGTGGGGGAGCGAGCCGAAGGTGGCGATGGTCTACGTCGACGGGGACATGGTCGACGGGGAGAGCCAGAACATTCCGCTGGTGGGCGTGCGGCTCTCGGGTTCGTACACGGTGGCGCGGGCGCTGAAGAAGGCGCGGGAGGACCGGAGCGTGCGCGCGGTGGTGCTGCGCGTGGAGACGGGCGGGGGCTCGTCGCTGGCCGCCGACGTGATCCTGCGCGAGGTGATCTTGACCGCGCGGGCGAAGCCGCTCGTGGTCTCGATGGGTTCGAGCGCGGCGAGCGGGGGTTACTACGTATCGGTCGGGGGAGGGACGATCTACGCGAACCGCGCGACGGTGACGGGGTCGATCGGGATCTACTACGGCAAGGTCGATGTGAGCGGGCTGCTGGAGAAGCTCGGGATCAAGGCCGAGGGGTATCGCTCGTCGCCACGCGCGGACGCCGAGTCGTTCTTCCGGGCGTACACCGACGAGGAGCGGGAGATCCTCGGGGTGAAGGTGAAGCAGTTCTACGACACGTTCATCGGGCGGGTGGCGGAGGGGCGGAAGCTCAAGCCGGAGCAGGTCGACGCCGTGGGGCGGGGGCAGGTGTGGACGGGGGCGCAAGCGCTGGAGCGAGGGCTCGTCGACAAGCTGGGGGGGTTGCGCGAGGCGCTGGCCGAGGCGCGGGAGCTGGGTGGGCTGCGCGAGGATGCGCAGGTGCTGGCGCTGCCAGAGGAAGACGAAGGGTTGCTCGGGCTCGCGCTCAAGCTGGCGGGGGTGTCGGCGGGCGCTGCGGCGCAAGGGCTCGGCCCCGTGGCGGCGATGCCACCCGCGCTGCTGGACATCGCGCGCTCGCTGTCGCCCTTCCTGGTGTTCGAGCCGAGCCGGCCACTGGCGCGGATCGAGGTGGTGGAGGAAGCGTCGATGGGCGGGCGGGTGACCGTGCCCGCGGAGCCCTGAGGGCGTCGCTCGGTGACCTCGGTGATCCAGCTGTCCACGCCGAGCGCGCTGCTCGAAGCTCGCGGAGCGCGCGTCTCGGTCGATGACGTGGTCGCGCTCGAGGGCCTCACGTTCGTGGCCAGGGGCGACCGGGTTCTCTGCGCTGGCGATACGCAGGCCTTGTTCGCCGCGGTGTCGGGGATGCCGCTCATGCCGCGAGGGCAAGCCACGCCTGGAGATGCGCCCGGGGAGGCGCGGGTGGTGGCGGGCAGCTTGCTGCTGGCGGGTCGCGACGTGAGCCGCGCCGAGCAGCTTTCGGTGATGGGTGTGGCGCCGCTGGATCCGCCGCTACCGCCGGCGTGGACCGCTGAAGCCTATGTGACGTGGAGTGCGCGGCTCGGGGGCGCGGGGGCGTTCGTCGCGCGCGGCACGGCGGCGGCATCGCTCACGCTGGTGGGCCTCGGGCACGCACGGCATCGGCGGCTGGACGGTCTGGCGCTGCCGGAGCGCCGCGCCATGATGCTGGCGGCTGCCATCGTGCTGTCACCGGAGGTGGTCGTGCTCGAGGATCCGCTCTCCGGCCTCGACGGCATGGCCGCGGCGTTCGTGCTGTCGGCGATCGCAGCGGCGACCCGAGGGCGGCGCGCGCTGATCTCGACGGGGAGACTCGATCGGACCGGGCCGACCGGCGCGCTCGTGGGCGGGGCGAGTGATCTGCTGGTGCTCTCGGCCGGGGAGCTGGTCTTCGCTGGTACGCCCGCCGACGCGTCGGGTGGACGACGGCTGTTCGCGCTCGTCGTGCGAGGGCAAACCGAGTCACTCCAGGAGGCGCTTTCTGCGAGAGGACTCACCCTCCGCGCCGGGGCAGGGCGGCTCCTGGTGAGTTTGCCCGAGGGGGCATCCACCCGCGCGATCGTCGAGGCCGCGGCCGAGGTCCGCGCCCCGATCGTGGAGATGGTGCCGGTCATCTAGCGCGCGGCGTAGTACGGTGGGCTCGATGGTCACCAAGAGCTCCGTCGCCACAGCCGCCTCTCCCATCACACCGCCGCAGGGTCGCCTGGCCGTCCTCACCGGCTTCGCCGTCGCCGCCGCCGCGGTCCCTGTCCCTGTGCTGCCGGCTCGTCTCCTCGCACGCGTGCGAGGAGCCATCGTGCACGACATCGTCTCCCGCCATGGCCTCAGCCTCACCACCGACGCCCGGAAGATCCTGGCCGATCCAGGCGAGGGTCACGCGACGTTGCGCAAGGCCGCCGAGACGGTGGCGCTCGAGCTGCTCCGGCGCTTGCGCGCGCTCGGCTCGGTCGCGGCGGCGGTGCGCGGGCTCGAGGTGTACGCGCTGGGGCACCTGCTCGACCGCTACATCACCACCGTTCGCCGCACCGGGACCATCCGGATCCATGCCGACGAGGCGCGGAAGATCCGGGAGCTGATCACCCGCGCGATCGCGCGGACGCTGTCCCCGAGCCTGACCCCCGCCGCGGCGTTGCTCCCTGCCGCAGGAGAGGATCTCCGGGACGAGTTCACGCGCTGGGTGGACACGCTGCTGCTCGGGAGCGCGTCGGCGCCCGACTACCTGAAGCGCCGGTTGAGCGCGGCGTTCGACGACATCGTGAGGAGCTCGTCCACCGGTGACTGATGACGCGGAGCACGCGGCGCCAGCCCAGGGCGCCGACGAGCAGACCATCCGCGCGGCGCTCCGCCGCTGCCAACGTGTCGTCATCAAGATCGGCTCGAAGAGCCTGTCCGGGGACGCCTGGGATCGGCTCGCAGCGGAAGTGAGCGCGCTCCGCAGCGGTCGCCAGGGCACGGGGCGCCGCGCTGCGAGCGCCGGCCGCGGCGTCGTCCTGGTGACGAGCGGGGCCATCGCGCTCGGCGTCACCAAGCTGGGCTTCAAGTCGCGCCCGAAGGACATGGCGCGGCTGCAAGCTGCCGCGGCGGCTGGCCAGAGCGTGCTGATGCAGCGGTACGAGGAGGCCTTCGGCAAGGTGGGGCTGGTGGTGGCCCAGGTCCTCCTGACCCACGCCGACCTCGCCGACCGGACGCGCACCAACAACGCCCGCGAGGCGCTCGAGGCGCTGCTCGAAGCGGGAGCCGTGCCGATCATCAACGAGAACGATGCGGTCGCGGTCGAGGAGATCCGCTTCGGTGACAACGATCAGCTCTCGGCCATGGTCGCCCCGCTGGTCGGCGCCGATCTGTTGCTGCTGCTCTCCGACGTCGAGGGGTTGCTCGACGACGGCGGTCAGCGGGTCTCCTTCGTCCGCAGTGTGGCTCGGGAGGCGCGGCATCTGGCGGGCAAATCCACCTCGGGGGTGGGAACGGGCGGGATGGCGAGCAAGGTCGAGGCGGCGCGACGCGCGACCCTGGCCGGCGCGCACGTGGTGATCGCTGCCGCGAAGGCACCTCAGATCGTCACCCGTGTCCTCGCTGGCGAAGAGGAGGGGACGCTCTTCGGCGCGGTCCCTCAGCGCATCAGCGCGCGCAAGCACTGGATCGCCTACACGCTCCGCCCTCGTGGTGCGCTCCTCGTCGATCGGGGCGCCGCCGACGCCATCACCGCCAGCAACCGGAGCATCCTCGCCGTGGGTGTCCTCGGCGTGCGTGGGACCTTCTTGCCC is part of the Chondromyces crocatus genome and encodes:
- a CDS encoding AAA family ATPase: MITQLTVRNFRCLQDVTTTLSPFTVLIGSNDSGKSSLLDAIYTLGRTAREPLPESLVTEGSHGPTPFEELVWQRNVARSMVWRVQGDSRGKRFAYELAVRAGPYVRFEKLPLHPVHLVASAATPRETRLRASLRSQPELAPLVAGFTSVGKYRFDPRALRRVAPIAADPQISSSGDNFAAALDALLTGPDRATLRAFELGLREAIPTLAGVSMRAVPLSNGFGKAVEFILAGTRPPVTVPASSASEGALLFAAFLMLTYGATPDILLIEEPENGLHPSRLEAVIALLRSVSEGEVGVRPRQVIFTTHSPWVLGHVKPEEVRIFRRDAEKGTEIIPLSSVPDLDRLRTLPPPDLWYFLTESGNIGTMDDLRPAPR
- a CDS encoding DUF2505 family protein; translated protein: MRFSIVHELDAPFDAVSLALLSPELGPRLGQRVNSLESVVTVEHAIHEGEMRRVLRFQAAAPLSVFKGYDLARDAMAWDEIFHYKLAGGASSWRIAPVALEGSAGSGEKKGRERWKDHFRAEGTYRLEALPGGRTRRSVEGMLDVRLSMIGALVERMALVEVRKTYDAEADTLRELAVV
- the sppA gene encoding signal peptide peptidase SppA — its product is MRNRLALLVTACASSALVSVSSVAAPPERASQAVPDPGRSLAGGDDASAIAVNPANLAFLPAPEFRWMWVRPGSSSPIPAAGHSFSLGLPLWALSTGLRLDLLDPPDAAPAPFDAPYRWVRWGLALRASDSFSIGTTLGWGSSGALALDGHFSVTTGLTLRPLPHLSISAVARDWNEPQNRLGQAIERSYDVGVAIRPLGRRMLELGAEATYFERSQEVSPRFTMGVDVPRVGRLRGEIALRDLTGPARPGIAAMAGLEVNVSGLQVLGGGVFGDAYTRGGSGFYVGAALRAYREPGVLATRRVAKVRIDATPGARAHTRLLQKLWRLADAGEVDGVALVVRSEPASSTAHAEELGDALRLLRSRGKKVICHLEDAGGRSLHVCSQADAIAMNPAGGLRFAGLSTRYFYFGDLLRKLGVQADFVRIGAHKLAAEQLALPRGTPIAAEDHQQLVDRLSDVFAHDVGGGRRIPKKELSRRISRGPFVAREAKEAGLIDLLAYDDELDKVVEEVMGARVSVVDDSPPKNAPERWGSEPKVAMVYVDGDMVDGESQNIPLVGVRLSGSYTVARALKKAREDRSVRAVVLRVETGGGSSLAADVILREVILTARAKPLVVSMGSSAASGGYYVSVGGGTIYANRATVTGSIGIYYGKVDVSGLLEKLGIKAEGYRSSPRADAESFFRAYTDEEREILGVKVKQFYDTFIGRVAEGRKLKPEQVDAVGRGQVWTGAQALERGLVDKLGGLREALAEARELGGLREDAQVLALPEEDEGLLGLALKLAGVSAGAAAQGLGPVAAMPPALLDIARSLSPFLVFEPSRPLARIEVVEEASMGGRVTVPAEP
- a CDS encoding ABC transporter ATP-binding protein, whose protein sequence is MIQLSTPSALLEARGARVSVDDVVALEGLTFVARGDRVLCAGDTQALFAAVSGMPLMPRGQATPGDAPGEARVVAGSLLLAGRDVSRAEQLSVMGVAPLDPPLPPAWTAEAYVTWSARLGGAGAFVARGTAAASLTLVGLGHARHRRLDGLALPERRAMMLAAAIVLSPEVVVLEDPLSGLDGMAAAFVLSAIAAATRGRRALISTGRLDRTGPTGALVGGASDLLVLSAGELVFAGTPADASGGRRLFALVVRGQTESLQEALSARGLTLRAGAGRLLVSLPEGASTRAIVEAAAEVRAPIVEMVPVI
- the proB gene encoding glutamate 5-kinase, giving the protein MTDDAEHAAPAQGADEQTIRAALRRCQRVVIKIGSKSLSGDAWDRLAAEVSALRSGRQGTGRRAASAGRGVVLVTSGAIALGVTKLGFKSRPKDMARLQAAAAAGQSVLMQRYEEAFGKVGLVVAQVLLTHADLADRTRTNNAREALEALLEAGAVPIINENDAVAVEEIRFGDNDQLSAMVAPLVGADLLLLLSDVEGLLDDGGQRVSFVRSVAREARHLAGKSTSGVGTGGMASKVEAARRATLAGAHVVIAAAKAPQIVTRVLAGEEEGTLFGAVPQRISARKHWIAYTLRPRGALLVDRGAADAITASNRSILAVGVLGVRGTFLPGDAIAILNPDGTEIARGLARFSASDAARIARKKRPDIEDDIVVHRDDLVVLPAE